The Juglans regia cultivar Chandler chromosome 10, Walnut 2.0, whole genome shotgun sequence genome includes the window TTGATGCATATGCGCTCTTAAAGCTATTTACAGGAAGGAGTTTATCCAAccttataagtatttttttatttattgtttttccaACAATCCAATGACTGCTGatatattgttttggaattggCAGTTCGGATCGGAATAGTTTACATGTTATCAGGTTTTGGTGGGAGCATACTTTCTTCTCTATTCATTAGAAACAACATCTCTGTTGGTGCCTCTGGGGCTCTGTTTGGGCTTCTTGGAGCGATGCTCTCCGAACTTATTACAAACTGGACTATTTATAGCAACAAGGTTAGCTATCCTAGCCAATTGCTCCTGTATATTACAGAGTTGGTTACATACAAGATCTAAGTTAGTCATGGTtatactttcaaaattttccataatATTTGGCCTTTGCTAGATGTTACTAGCAAGCTGGCATACTTTGAACCTAGCTTGAAAGGGGTAATGGCTGTGCATCTTTATTCAAGTAATCATGTTCAGTTTCTCTTGCTAATTCTTACTACTTAAGTTCTTCTATAGGCTGCAGCGTTGATCACACTTCTGGTCATCATTGTCATCAACCTTGGTATTGGGATATTGCCACATGTTGATAATTACGCGCACATTGGCGGATTTCTGGCAGGTTTCCTCCTTGGCTTTGTATTGCTTCCTCGTCCTCAGTTCGGGTGGTTAGAGCAGCGGAATCTTCCTGCTGACATTCATGTCAAATCCAAATACAAGGCTTACCAATATGTATTGTGGCTTATTTCCCTTGCTCTACTGATTGTTGGGTAAGTTACTCttccaagaattaaaataattgatacTTATCAATTAGTAAGGTTTTGAGGAGGTGgggaaatgaaagataaaaagactTTTGACCATATCATCTGAATGTGCACTTCCATTAGAAGCTAATCATCTCATTGAATATTGGAGTTTTGGGTGGCAATAGGGATCACAAAGAGAGAAGCTATTCCATTCTGTTAACCATTCATTTGATACTCTGTTGACTGTtccttatatatttttgtaggaGCTCACATATTATTCTGGGCTTACCTAGTTATGCAATCCaattatacataaaaactaaaaataataggACAAAAAGTAGCAAGGACtttactttcatttttcaatGTTATCAACCATCAATGGTAGTTATGTTGAACAACACCAACTTGAATTTCTGTTCTTAAATGATGCAGGTTTGTAGTTGCATTGGTGATGCTTTTCCGGGGTGAGAATGGGAATGATCATTGCCACTGGTGTCACTATGTGTCCTGTGTTCCGACCTCCAGATGGAATTGTGGAGAAAATTAAGCTTCTTAGGATGGCCTTCCCCCCTCCTATGGGGCCTTTCTTCCTCTTATGTAAAGTAAATGCATAGCTGTTTTAGAAATTGATCTTTCCTCTTATGTCTACTTCATAGCACCTTTGGGCATTAAAGAGTGTAATATATATGCTTCTACTCATAACATTTGTATTGTGCCATGGTTTATGGAATCGTTATAGTTTATGGAATCGTTATCCGAGTGTCGGCCATTTTTTGTTGTATCTTCTTGTTTGGTTTAAGATCTTGATCTTTTTGTGGGATAGACCTCCTAAACAGGAACTGGGTTTGGAGCTCAGAGACATATTTCCCGGGAGATAAAATAGCCTGATCAGGAACTGAATCAGAAGCAAAAACATGCTGATGCTGTGATGCTTGAAAGGTTCTGTTATTTGTTATGTCTATAAGttgaatcattttccttttcttttttgggagtTCAAATGTGGCTCCAAAGTATCTACTTCAAGAATCTTGTCACTCTTCTCATCATCAGCATCCCCATTTCTTAATGAAATGTCTCCACGATTGTTCCATAAACTTTCTTCCATCCAATGCTCCAAATCAGTTTGAACCATCACGTGGTTTGTTTGGGGTTGATGATGCCTTCaagtttgaatttcaaaatggtaatgctagatacagtatTAAAGTGTGCAAGTCCCGTGTAATCTTAAGTGAGGTTTTCAAGTGGGTTTAAGatctatttactttttttcaaaaagtaatgccagaaattgaattgaaaaagaagaCATATAtgcaattaaattttaattatatgattcaaaaattaaaatttgaggTTATAAGATGTGattaataaaaactataaagcATATAGATACGATAATCTACTATGTTGTCTAACGGTAACACAGAATAATAGAGTCGCCATTATTATCTTTGCTTCAAGCTATTAGTTCTAAAGTTTGTTGGTTTGGTTGTATAATTCGTTAGTAAGTTAGTTAGCTTTAGCTCTTCTATAAATACAGCTCATCCGTACCAATTGCACTCCATTTTCGTCTCTTGTCTATCGGCAATCTCTCTCGCCT containing:
- the LOC109003397 gene encoding RHOMBOID-like protein 3; this encodes MRGEDLENRGGGRTEEVKSRVNGSGYSASSSSFLIDDSETQWTSWLIPMFVVANVAMFLVVMYINNCPKHNLGLQGKCVARFLGHFSFQPIKENPLFGPSSATLEKLGALKWTRVVQKHQGWRLVTCIWLHAGVIHLVANMLSLVFIGIRLEQQFGFVRIGIVYMLSGFGGSILSSLFIRNNISVGASGALFGLLGAMLSELITNWTIYSNKAAALITLLVIIVINLGIGILPHVDNYAHIGGFLAGFLLGFVLLPRPQFGWLEQRNLPADIHVKSKYKAYQYVLWLISLALLIVGFVVALVMLFRGENGNDHCHWCHYVSCVPTSRWNCGEN